Proteins encoded together in one Micromonospora kangleipakensis window:
- a CDS encoding putative bifunctional diguanylate cyclase/phosphodiesterase codes for MVAVAVLSGLVAAVATALLTASARRRVGPHRQAHLLLAAAAGIALLTLLVGVTATLADGEHWAHQQGQRTGFATLVSVGTALCGLALGAALLRLPGTAAAGPATARLLLDGLIMASALWFVGWVVFSEPTRLLGAATPIACVPIALATVTAALTAGLTMIMVLRAAPPRRRLALLGAGVTAVTCGGLGLAAGLCQAGPGMALAGAAVQAAGLLAVVPAVHRVDPPGQVDVDLIRRDGEYAFVPMFAMAASAMFHLFQGGRFDAFGIVAGSVEGFALVARQYLALNDVRGYAGRLAAREAHFRELAHTDPLTGLANRRGLLRALHRCVEADVPCVLLGLDLDGFKNVNDMRGHDVGDVVLAEVGRRLRGNLRPGDLAARLGGDEFAVLMHGSTDPERVAERLLGVLGRPYDQPEGPVFLSVSIGVAGNCGEPDVELLLRNADLALRYAKQRGKNRIERYDAAYDQLLRRRTTLEHEMRGAIERDELRLAFQPVASLPSVRPVGAEALLRWHHPELGNVRPDEFIPLAEECGMIAKLGAWVLHQACYQLSRWLADGHDVWVSVNVSPRELHAPEYVVQVADALRAHHVPPQRLVLEVTEHAVATDLDELIRRLTALRLTGVRIALDDFGAGYSSLGQLRRLPIDILKIDHSLVAEHEPVRPVGRDGPAFAPMVDIVMRLGHQLGLEVIAEGVTNPTELAAVVAAGCRFGQGALFGWGVPAEHLEAMLEAATSPGARPAPLPPGPPAAPRRPAPSPLLPRLRSNPPAATPPLPAPRAPQEDFPQVGGVAGATSGYDTPTSVNQNVGSVDSSREMRQA; via the coding sequence ATGGTCGCCGTCGCGGTGCTGAGTGGGCTCGTCGCCGCCGTCGCCACCGCGCTGCTGACCGCGTCGGCCCGTCGCCGGGTCGGGCCGCACCGCCAGGCTCACCTGCTGCTCGCCGCCGCGGCCGGGATCGCGCTGCTCACCCTCCTCGTCGGGGTCACCGCCACGCTCGCCGACGGCGAGCACTGGGCCCATCAGCAGGGGCAGCGCACCGGCTTCGCGACCCTGGTCTCGGTCGGTACGGCGCTCTGCGGGCTCGCCCTCGGCGCCGCCCTGCTCCGGCTCCCCGGGACGGCCGCGGCCGGGCCCGCCACCGCCCGGCTGCTCCTCGACGGCCTGATCATGGCCAGCGCGCTCTGGTTCGTCGGCTGGGTGGTCTTCTCCGAACCGACCCGGCTGCTCGGCGCGGCCACCCCGATTGCCTGCGTGCCGATCGCGTTGGCCACGGTGACCGCCGCGCTCACCGCCGGGTTGACCATGATCATGGTCCTGCGGGCCGCCCCGCCCCGGCGCCGGCTCGCCCTGCTCGGCGCCGGTGTCACCGCGGTGACCTGCGGCGGGCTCGGCCTCGCCGCCGGGCTCTGCCAGGCCGGCCCGGGGATGGCGCTGGCCGGCGCGGCGGTGCAGGCGGCGGGGCTGCTGGCCGTCGTCCCGGCGGTGCACCGGGTCGACCCGCCCGGTCAGGTGGACGTCGACCTGATCCGCCGGGACGGCGAGTACGCCTTCGTGCCGATGTTCGCCATGGCCGCCTCGGCGATGTTCCACCTCTTCCAGGGCGGCCGGTTCGACGCGTTCGGCATCGTCGCCGGCAGCGTCGAGGGCTTCGCGCTGGTGGCCCGGCAGTACCTCGCCCTCAACGACGTGCGGGGCTACGCCGGCCGGCTGGCCGCGCGGGAGGCGCACTTCCGTGAGCTGGCGCACACCGACCCACTGACCGGCCTGGCCAACCGGCGCGGGCTGCTGCGGGCGCTGCACCGCTGCGTCGAGGCTGACGTGCCCTGCGTGCTGCTCGGCCTCGACCTGGACGGCTTCAAGAACGTCAACGACATGCGCGGCCACGACGTGGGCGACGTGGTGCTCGCCGAGGTGGGCCGCCGGCTGCGCGGCAACCTGCGCCCGGGCGACCTGGCGGCCCGGCTCGGCGGCGACGAGTTCGCGGTGCTGATGCACGGCTCGACCGACCCCGAGCGGGTCGCCGAGCGGCTGCTCGGGGTGCTGGGCCGCCCGTACGACCAGCCGGAGGGTCCGGTCTTCCTCTCGGTCAGCATCGGGGTGGCCGGGAACTGCGGCGAGCCCGACGTGGAGCTGCTGCTGCGCAACGCCGACCTGGCCCTGCGCTACGCCAAGCAGCGGGGCAAGAACCGGATCGAGCGGTACGACGCCGCGTACGACCAGCTGCTGCGCCGGCGCACCACGCTCGAGCACGAGATGCGCGGGGCGATCGAGCGCGACGAGCTGCGGCTGGCGTTCCAGCCGGTGGCGTCGCTGCCGTCGGTGCGTCCGGTCGGCGCCGAGGCGCTGCTCCGCTGGCACCACCCGGAGCTGGGCAACGTCCGCCCGGACGAGTTCATCCCGCTCGCCGAGGAGTGCGGGATGATCGCCAAGCTGGGCGCCTGGGTGCTGCACCAGGCCTGCTACCAGCTCTCCCGCTGGCTGGCGGACGGCCACGACGTCTGGGTCTCGGTGAACGTCTCCCCGCGCGAGCTGCACGCCCCGGAGTACGTCGTCCAGGTGGCCGACGCGCTGCGCGCGCACCACGTGCCGCCGCAGCGGCTGGTGCTGGAGGTCACCGAGCACGCCGTCGCCACCGACCTCGACGAGCTGATCCGGCGGCTGACCGCGCTGCGGCTCACCGGGGTCCGGATCGCGCTGGACGACTTCGGCGCCGGCTACTCCTCGCTGGGGCAGCTGCGCCGGCTGCCGATCGACATCCTCAAGATCGACCACAGTCTGGTCGCCGAGCACGAGCCGGTGCGTCCCGTCGGTCGGGACGGGCCGGCGTTCGCGCCGATGGTCGACATCGTCATGCGGCTCGGTCACCAGCTCGGGCTGGAGGTGATCGCCGAGGGCGTCACCAACCCGACCGAGCTGGCCGCGGTGGTCGCGGCGGGCTGCCGGTTCGGGCAGGGGGCGCTCTTCGGCTGGGGGGTGCCGGCCGAGCACCTGGAGGCGATGCTGGAGGCGGCGACCTCGCCGGGCGCGCGCCCCGCGCCGCTGCCCCCCGGCCCACCCGCCGCCCCGCGCCGCCCCGCGCCGTCGCCGCTGCTGCCGCGACTGCGGTCGAACCCGCCCGCGGCGACGCCGCCGCTGCCCGCGCCGCGCGCTCCGCAGGAGGATTTTCCGCAGGTGGGAGGGGTCGCTGGTGCCACGTCCGGGTACGACACGCCCACGTCCGTGAACCAAAATGTGGGATCAGTTGACTCATCGCGTGAGATGCGTCAGGCTTAG